The Gossypium hirsutum mitochondrion, complete genome genomic sequence ATACCTACGGTCGGTATATCTTTGAAAGCTCAGACGGAGAGAATAAACGGACTCCTCGAGGGCTACTTAAGGCACTTTAGTGCAAACCAGAAGGACTGGAGCTGTTGGATGTTGCTCAGTGCTGCTATAACTTAACAACCAAAAAGCTCTGCGTCGAACTTCAGCCCCTTCGAGTTGGCCCCGGGGCAACAGCCTCTGACGCCCCACACCATTGTGAAAAGAGGGGGCTTGCCCATCAGCCTACTTTGCCAAGAGGTGACAGGATCGCAACGACCTAGCCCAAACCTACTTAAACTAAAGGCTTGGCCGGGTTTGAAGGAAGAAGAAAGTAGACCTTGTTTGTAGAGAAGCGGATAGGAGAGGTTACCTATAGACTCAAGCGATCAGCTCGATGAAAACTCACCCCGTATTCCATGTGAGTCAGTTGACTTCGATTAGACCAGACCGACCCAGAGAGGAACGTGCCCGCGAGGGCACCACCAGATGTTGTAGATGAACCTACTAAAGAAGAAGGTTGAGTATATCATAGCTGACCGCACCATGGGCTAGCCCATACACCCACTGCACGAGTGAAATACTACTTAGTCAAGTAGAAGGGCCAACCTGAGAGCGAGGCGAGCTGGGAACGGGCTGAAACTTACGATTCGAAGACCAAGTCAGAGATTACTGGACCTTTCGCAGAGCGACTCTCAACGAGGACATTAAGACTTAAAAAAAAAATGTTTTCTTAATCCGCCTTTACTAAAGATCAAGGAGTATACTTGTACTCCGGCTAATAAAGGAAAGGTATTTTTTCATTTTAAATTGAAGTTTGACTCTGATTAGATCCTTAGCGCAAGCGCTAAGTAAGCAAGCTACCTTATGTAATGTAAAAAAAACCGAGGAAAATAACGTCAAGTAGAAACGAACAAGGTCTTACGGCACGATCGATCACTATATCTTTTCTTTTTTTTTTTTTTTTTATGGAAAGAGGGGATGATACGTGGCGTGGTATACCTAATCGTTTGGTCAACGAGACGTACGTAAGTCGACATAGCTCCATGTATATGTTCTTTGGAGCTAGAACCCATAAATAGAATGAAATAATGGTGAGCCTAGGGCGACGAATATGGCTCAAGGGTGTCTATACAAAGCCCTTCTCTTATTCATTCAAAGGGCCAATGCACCAGCCAGCCGGTGTGGTGGCGAACACGCTGTGCTGTAAGCCAAGCTGTTCACCTTGTAGACGGAGGAGATATAGAAAGTGTGCCGTGCGTGATTCAAAAGATTCTATAGTAGCACCAGTATATTATTTTATTTCACTTAATTTTATTTCACTTAGCCTGCCTCCCCCATGACTTTCCGGACCAACCAACCCAGATCTGCCCTCGCAAGTCTCTCTGCATTTTGGGAGCAGAGCATGCAAAATCGATCGAGCAATGGATGGATCTTAGAAGAATTCCACTTTGAACGGCACGACTCTTTCTATTTTTTCGCTGGAATTCATTTTGTCTCCCCTCCTCTTTCAATCGACACACTCGACGCAGATAGCTCCGGTGGCCCCGGCTTCTGCCTCTATCAGGCGGCGGCAGCCCCCACCTCCACAGCCACAGCATGGAGGAGCAGCTCCTTAATCCGCACTACAACCAATCCAAATTATCTCCGGATCGATATATGATGATGCTAAACCGAGACCGAGATAGAGAAAGAGGGCTGTCCCTTTGTTGGCTTTTCGAAAAAAAGCACTCATAGGAATGGTGCGAATTCCCATGTTCTTTTTAGTCTCGCTTGGTTTCGAGAGCCTCCCCCTCCCCGTCTCTTACTCGTCTTTTGAAAGCCGTCATCCTGGATTTATTTTTTTTCGTATGCCGGGGAAAGTGCCTCACCTTTCTACATTAATTATTATTAATATTTCCTTTCCTCAGGTCTCTATAAAACAGAATGAAAAACCCGGGTGAAAACACAAACAAAAAGAGAGAAGAAAAGTAGAAAGGGGGGAAGAAGTCTAGTGCTAGTTCTTACTGAAACTTTTTTATTTAACTTTCATTTTTGAGTGGTTTCTTTGTTCTCTTATTTTGATTGAAAGAAAGACAAAACTTCCTCTTTTTCGACGAATTTCGGCTATGACTAATGTCCCGCTAGCTGAATAGGCGTCAAAGCTACCTGAAAAAAGGCAAGGTGCACCTTGGATTGAAATCGACGAATTGTTGCCAGAGAGATTTTTTTAGAAAGATTCTCCATTGGAAAAAAAAAAATAGAAAGAAATAAAGGCGCATACGCGGGAAGGGGGCCCCACTACTTCCAGGGGTGGGGACTAGCCTCATTATTTCTTACTGGGCGAGAGGTGCACCTAACCCACCTACCCACTCATCAATCACGGTGTTCAGCTGACTTGCACCGATAGACCCCTATTGTATTGGAATTAGGCGCCCATCTTTTTACTGTTGTAAACTAATCTCTTCAATGTTCGATTCTACTCTATGTTAGAACATTTCTGTGAATGCTATTCTGATCTAAGTGGTCCTATTCTGTGTCCCGTGCTAGGAAGCATTACTCCTCTTTTCATTCCAAATTCAAGAATACGACTGATACGATTGATTGGTCTGTGTGCCTCTTTTATTACTTTTTTGTATTCTCCTGTTCCTCGGATACAATTCGATCCTTCTACGGCCAAATCTCAATTTGTGGAAAGCCTTCGATGGCTTCCTTATGAAAACATCAATTTTTTTTTGGGTATAGACGGTATCTCTTTATTCTTCGTGATATTGACCACATTTCTGATCCCTATTTGCATTTTGGTGGGTTGGTCTGGTATGAGAAGTTATGGGAAAGAGTATATTACAGCATCTCTAATTCGTGAATTTCTAATGATCGCCGTGTTCCGCATGCTGGATCTTCTACTATTCTATGTTTTTCCCGAAAGCGTGCCAATCCCTATGTTGTGCGGAGCTGAGCATCTTATATTCGCTGGGATAAAGCTTTTCCTCTGCAGGGGCCTTGTGCAGTAAACCCCCTACGGGCGGTCGTCCGTCGTCGTAAAGTAGTCCCCGCGAAGCTTTCGGGAGGAGGGGTAGTCTTGTGTGTAAGCATAGCATTTCTGGTCGAACCTGCCCAACCCAACTAAGAAGAACCGAACCTGACAGACACATCTTTTTCCTTTTGGGAGGGTACTCCGAGTAGTGGGTACCTCGTAGGACCTCGACCCGCCTACTCGGGTCTTGTATGGATATGCAGGAAGGGGTGCTCCTAGGTGTGTGTAGGGGTTGTGTTTGTTCGCGAGAATGGATTCCTCGTCAAGTCAGTTTGGGGGGTGTGGACACACTTGCGCGAATTCGGGTAACGGCTACAAGGGAGAAATCGAAAGGAAACTGTACCCGACCAGGGATGGACGTAAACTCGTAAGCTACCGAGGGTAGGGATAATCGTCCAGGTCTTATTGTGAAACAAAAAAGCCGCCCCGCCACAGCAGGCGGGTTGGTTCCTCTGTCGTCGCCGGGGAGCTCTTGGCGAGGAGACCTTAAGAAAAGTTTCTAAAACAAACGGGAGGGGAGGATCGACCCGTTCAGTATAATTCCGAAGAAAGACTGTTGGCTGCAGATGGAGACATTTCTTTGGCCCCCTTCAAAAGGAAATGCGGGCAGGGTTAAGCTCGGCAGAGGGTTCGAGAATAGGGTAGGGTTCTGTCCTTAAGATTAAGATAAGAAAAAAGTTTCAAACCTTTATGCATGCACCTCCGTATAAGTGCTGCGTACAAGTTCCGGCCAGGATAATTGGGAAAGATCAAACCAATTTGAACCGCTCACATCACAATAGTAATAGCGTAAAGGCCGTAAGTCGGGGGACGGCCATAACATAAGGCTATTACTTTCACATCTCTCTCTATCTATAGATAGAGAGAGAGATCCGCTGCGTGAGCAACCCGACTGTGCGTTACAGGTGCTCTACAGGCCGCACTCCATCTTTCTTCCCAACGAGCCCATTTATCTTTTGACTTGGAAGACGGGCGTTGCGTTCGGTTCGAAAGGCATGGTTTTCAGTATGTCTCCAGATAGGGCCCCCACTAGTCCGGCTAGCTAGTGAGCGGTTCTTTCGGGCGAGAAGCAGGCCGGGCCCTACGGGCGGGCATCTCCCGCAACGCAAGCTGCATTGTTCGCCACCACCCGAAAAGCAAAAGATTCGAGAGTCCAGGCTGAAAATACATGCATAGATAGTGGTCTAATGACAAGGGCCGACGACGGAAGCTCGGGACGGAGCCGTATGATGCGGAAGTCTCACGTACGGTTCCCTGAGAAGGGAGTGGCTACCTACTGGAGCTTCGACCGACCACCACCGGTCAATTCCGCTTTGGGGCCACCCCTTACTCTACCATTATTATAGGGGTATGGGGTTCGAGACAAAGAAAGATCAAGGCAGCATATCAGTTTTTCCTTTATACTTTACTTGGATCTGTTTTTATGCTATTAGCTATTCTGTTGATTCTTCTCCAAACAGGAACCACCGATTTACAAATATCATTAACCACAGAATTTAGTGAGCGGCGCCAAATCTTTCTATGGATTGCTTCTTTCGCCTCTTTCGCCGTCAAAGTGCCTATGGTACCTGTTCATATTTGGTTACCCGAAGCTCATGTAGAGGCACCTACGGCAGGATCCGTCATCTTGGCAGGAATTCCTTTAAAATTAGGAACCTACGGGTTTTTAAGATTTTCAATACCCATGTTTCCCGAAGCGACACTTTGTTTTACTCCTTTCATTTATACTTTAAGCGCGATTGCTATAATATATACTTCCTTGACCACTTCAAGACAGATCGATCTTAAGAAGATCATTGCTTACTCCTCAGTAGCCCATATGAATCTGGTGACTATTGGTATGTTTAGTCGGGCGGCGGCCGTTAGGTCACCTATTTTGAGTTATGGACACACAAGGCCAAAACATGTGTGCCGGGCGTGCGACCCATCAACCTACTAGCAATGGGGGAGAAAACATAGCATGTCGCAACAAAAGCTTGATTCGAGGCGTCAGCAAAACACTGCCGTCTGTTCCAAAAAAAAAAAGCCCCTTAGCGCCCCGGGACGGGAGTGGGGGACGGCCCTACGCGCAGGCAACAGCAGCACCGGCTCCACGAAGTCAGAATCGAATCTTTCTGTTGGCTTTCCCAATTCATTCGTAAATAAGAATTTAAGGGCTAGAAGCGAGCGCTTCTAGCTGCTTCGCCTGCTTCTTATTATGGCGGCTATGTTGGCGTGGCGAAAATGAACGAAAAGCGATATGAACGTGCTATTTTCAAATCGATTGATAGATAGCCTGATCTGTTCTGATAGATCGAAAGAGTAGGAATAGAAAGAGAAGGAATCTATCAATAATAAGGGGGAAATCCCCTATTTCTATCTATTGATGAGACAACTATCTATTCTTGATCCATCAGAAAGAAATCGATATGTATCTGATGGAGTCTACATCGTACGTAGAGCGGGCAAGCGCTTTTTAGGCCAGCTCAGTTCTCTTATCCATCGGTCCAATGCACTGGGCTCATCTCATGGAGGGAAAAGCCAAAATGTAGTTGTGTTGTTGTTGTTCGCCGCTTCGATGCATTCCCTTCTCTCCCCGGCATCGTCCCACACAGAAAGAAAGAGCGCAGAGCCGCGGCCCGACCTGTGGGTCCGCTAACGTAAAGCGAGGAGTTGAGCCTGAACTGGCGAACCGAAGTCACTTTCGGAACCATACTTCCTACAGCTAACACGCGTCCAGTCCAGCGGGAACGCGCAGCGCAAACGAACGTGAGCTGCTATACCGAATCCCCCGCTGGCCATCGGGGACCGAGTGGTAAGGCCATGATCCGCAGGGGAACGGATCACTCATTCTTCCATTGGGGACAGGTGCACGAACGACAACTCCAAACGTCACACATCCGCCGCCTACTTACCGTTTAGGTGGCACCAGCGAGATCCAGCTAAGGAAAAAAAGTTTCGCGGCTGCTCCACTCCGCCGCGGTCTCATGAACTGAACTTCGTTGCCTTCCCGCGCGCAAGCAAGCGCGAGAGAAGCAAGCAAAGTATAAGCTTTGCCAGAAGCAAGACGAGGAAGCGAAGCTTAGCGAGCTTTATAAGGCCGACCACTACATAAGCCGCTGGCGGAAAAAGCTCTTGAGAGCTTCCCTTCATTCGCTTCGCGGGAGCCGCACAGCACATAGCTGGAAGTCAGAGGGCCCATACTACCTGCCTAACCCTTCGCTCCGAGGGACCGTAGATCGGAAAGCGCCTTCTAAACCACCCCATTCATCCAAAAGAGAGGGGAAGGGGCCTATGTATTTGCATGACCCCTGCAGATTTTACCCTATCTACACCCGGAGCCAATCCCCTATCGGTCCTGCCACCACGCCGCAGAACGAGAGCTCGTGTGGAACCTTTTATCTCTGGCGTAACAGCGGTGGAACGTAACAAAATAGTACGGTCGCGTAACATAAGGGCCGGAGGTACGGTAAACTCGGCCAAAATATGACACCCGAAGGGCCCGGCACGCACAATCCTATCCTATCCGAGTTTACCCCTTGCATGCACTTCGGACAGCCGACCGTAGCATCATAAGGAGGACCTCCCTTTCGAGGTAAAAAAAAGGTACGATACATAGGAAGTTGGTCTTTCTCAACGTGGTGTATAGCACGAAAAACCTTTCGATACAAGATAGGGCCGTTCTCACATGAAAGAAGAGAAGAAAGGATTGATTCTATTTTTTCTCTTTCTCGAGGAGGAAAGAGAAATAGAGTCTTATGGGGGGAGGGGGAACATTCGGGCGCATTTATAAAAATCCTCCACTGCATCCAGAATCACAAGTGGAACACTAAGCAGGGGTGGGAAGGCAGCGAACTCCGCAACAAAAGCGAAGCGAGCCCCTTACTCACCTCTCTCTATAAAGCCGCCCTATTAGTAAAGCTTGAAAACCGTTGCGCGCTAGTAGCGCGCATCCGTTTTTCAGCTGGCTTCAAAGTGCTAGTTGTAGCGCGCTAGCGCCCCTATAGAGTAAGGCTCTTCTGTGGAGTCGCACTCCACGAGCCTTATCTTCCCTCCAACGACTAGCTTCCCTTTCTTGTTCCGGCCCGACAACGAGGACGCTGCCCTTCCCCCGCCGTGGAAGGACTTCAGCCTGTGGTGTGGTTCAACCCATGGGCGGAGTCGCCCTCACCCCCCCCATTGTTCAGTGCTCCCTGCTGCTTCGCTGGGCTTTACCCGTCCCCGGCGTGGACGCGGGCTTCTAAAATATAAGAAAATGAGAAGCTCTCAACACAAGAAAACGCGAACCGCGCGGAGCCCGCCCGAGTTCGTTTTCTGCCGCCACTGGCCGGCCGCGGGGAACTACTGCTCGGTCGGGGGGAAGGGAAAGGCTTGGGCCTACCTATCCCGATAGGACCTCATAAAAGAACGGGAGCTGTTGAGAGGTTCCATAGGCAGCACTTTTGTACGTGATCGTAGTATGTCACGTCGTCTCGTCCCCGCTGCATTGAAGAGTACCTATGCACTATGTTCCGGTTCACTGATAAGGAAGATAGAGTTGGGGTGGGGGTCTACGATGTGATACTCAAGTATGACCCGGGGAGATACATGCTAACTATGGGTAGGAAGCAGGAACCATTATGTAAATAACTTCGGGGGGGTTAAAGATCTCTTATACTACCATCGATCGACAGAGCGGAACGACCAGAAAAAGAAGTGAAGTTAGAAAGCCGTATGATAGGTGGTAACTATCTTGTACGGTTCGGGGGGTAATCGGCGTACTCCGATCAGTGGGGGGGATCTTTGGCTCTATCGAACATACAGGGAATTGGAGGTAGCATTCCACCGATGTTAAGTCATGGACTGGTTTCTTCAGCCCTTTTTCTATGTGTTGGTGTTCTATATGACCGACATAAGACTCGACTTGTTAGATATTACGGAGGTTTAGTGAGCACCATGCCGAATCTCTCTACCATTTTCTTTTCTTTTACTTTGGCCAATATGAGTTCACCTGGTACTAGCAGCTTTATCGGGGAATTTCTCATCTTAGTAGGAGCTTTCCAAAGAAATAGCTTAGTAGCCACATTAGCCGCGCTTGGGATGATTTTAGGCGCGGCGTATTCCCTTTGGCTATATAATCGTGTGGTTTCTGGAAATTTAAAACCCGATTTCCTCCATAAATTCTCCGATTCAAATGGCAGAGAAGTTTCTATATTTATACCTTTTCTTGTTGGAGGGGCGACCGTCCGTTGAACTACCAAAGAAAAAAGGGTAAACCAATGTGATCATGACGTTGTAGGTGCTTGCGATGGGACGGATGCGACTTCCCTTAGTTGGTTTGGGTGGCATAGCCCGTTGCAGAAGTCCCCCCCTTTTTTTTTTCTTTTTTTAGTCTTTAGGGAGCCAAAGCTTTACCTTACTAATAAAATAAGGCTCGCGCAGGGGCGTTCACTTTTTTTTGGCTGAGCCGTATCTTTCTGGGTGGGACTGAGAGAAAAAAAGGACGGAGGGCAACCATGCATGGTACTTCTCGACCGTGTCTCCGAGGGACAGTTGAACGAGCGACTCATGAATGCTGCCGGGTTGGATGAGCCAATTGCTCGAACGCGTTCGGTCTGTTTTTTGAGCAAGAATCACAGCGTTACCTTACCTTCACCATGATACGGACTCCAAGTTCTTATGGCAGAGCACGAGGAGATTTATCATCAATATGATGATGGGAATGGAAACCAGAAGCACGACCGGGGCCTTCGTAGTCAAAAATAATAAAACCATCAATAACAGTAACGTAAGCATGAGACTTTTTGGTAGTACCGGTGAACCAGATGGCCGCGGCGATGGAATCTGGGACGGAGGACTCGTAGTATCTCTCTAGATCTGGCAAAAGCGAAAGACCCCCTAACGTAATTCGAATGGAGGCTGACCGCTGAGCCCGCTCTGGCCTCGCAGGGCGGGCCCTTGTGGTTGCGAGCTGGAGCTGCCATAGCTTATGGCTAGAGCAATGAGAGGGGCCCCAGCAGAGAGAACAGTAAGGATAACGAGCGCTCCGCCCGTCAAGCGGGCGGCAGGAGCAGCGGGCAAGTGCTTGTTAGGCCAACAGCCCAGTGAACCGGGCGGGGCACTCGACGAAAGGGGGGCACACTGAGCAAGTACGAGAAATTAGCCCCGCTCCGCTTTATTAAAAGCAAGGACCACTACGGGAGGTCAAACCAAGGACCTATGGAAGTCGGGGCTCGTCCCCGGTCAATATTGGATCAAACAATAGGGGGCCGTAGCACTGACCTCTTTTTTTATTGATTCAATACAATAGGATAGGGGAAAAGATCGTACAGTTCCCTACCGAGACAACAGAAACTCTCAACGGATCCTCCGCGCGCTGGGCATACCTCTTCCGTGCGCCTTTATCGTGACGGGAACAGAACAACAGGGAAAGACCCGGCCGATCTGCCCAGGGCTTTCGGGCTCCTCTCGATCTTATTCGTAGTTGGGAAGGGGGAAGGAGTCTAAATCAATGGACATTAATGAACCATCATTGATGGACGTTGCACATGACACGATCAATTCGACTCAAGGCCTGGCGCTAATAGAGGTTGCTTACTCTCCTAGTAGCGAAGGAAAAGGGCAGGGCTTTTTTCGTAGTAATAGTGGGCTGGGCGGGTCTCATGAGATCTATGCCGGCCGTCGGAATCAAATGAAGGTCGAAGGACCATTCGATTCATTAAGGGGCATAGATCTAGGCCTATTTGTTTGGTCAATCACCAAAGGCGGGGGGGAACCACTATGGGCGAGACCCCCCCGGCCTCGATTCTTTTACATAGTCTGGGGGCCGGTCGCAGCGGAGCAGCGGGGCATAGCGGCGCCCTCGCCTGGCGCCATTCCCGGACCTAGCAGCAGACGGGCGG encodes the following:
- the nad4 gene encoding NADH dehydrogenase subunit 4; amino-acid sequence: MLEHFCECYSDLSGPILCPVLGSITPLFIPNSRIRLIRLIGLCASFITFLYSPVPRIQFDPSTAKSQFVESLRWLPYENINFFLGIDGISLFFVILTTFLIPICILVGWSGMRSYGKEYITASLIREFLMIAVFRMLDLLLFYVFPESVPIPMFIIGVWGSRQRKIKAAYQFFLYTLLGSVFMLLAILLILLQTGTTDLQISLTTEFSERRQIFLWIASFASFAVKVPMVPVHIWLPEAHVEAPTAGSVILAGIPLKLGTYGFLRFSIPMFPEATLCFTPFIYTLSAIAIIYTSLTTSRQIDLKKIIAYSSVAHMNLVTIGMFSRANIQGIGGSIPPMLSHGLVSSALFLCVGVLYDRHKTRLVRYYGGLVSTMPNLSTIFFSFTLANMSSPGTSSFIGEFLILVGAFQRNSLVATLAALGMILGAAYSLWLYNRVVSGNLKPDFLHKFSDSNGREVSIFIPFLVGVVWMGVHPKVFPDCMHTSVSNLVQHGKFH